Sequence from the Paraburkholderia acidiphila genome:
AAGGCATCCGATGCGCTCGTCGCGCTCAATCAGGTGGGCTCGTCGCTGTTTCCGGGCTGCGGAAGGCTGCTTGTCGTCGTCTCCGTGGCGGGCTTTTTGCCGATCATCGCGCTCAATACATACAGCGCGATGCTCACGCTGCTCACGGGCGTCGACTCGTTCCGCAAGATCAAGCCCACGCGCCGCGCCCGCATTGGCGCGGTGATGACGATCAGCGCGATCCTGCTGGCCTGCACGCTGTCGATCAAGGGTAATGGCGTAGCGCTGCTCAACACGTTCCTCGTGCTGATGCTGTACTTCCTCGTGCCTTGGACCGCTGTGAATCTCGTCGATTACTTCTTCGTGCGCAAGGGGCGTTACGCGATCTCGCACTTCTTCACGCCGGACGGCATCTACGGTGCGTGGCAGGCGCGCGGGATTGTCGCGTATCTGATCGGCTTCGCCGCGATGATTCCGTTCTTCGCCATCGTCGACAACGAATCGGGCAAGGAGATCTTCGTGGGTTACTTCGCTCACCTGATGGACGGCATCGATCTCGCGTGGCTGGTTGGGCTGATCGTGGCGGGCGCGAGCTACTACGTGCTGAGCCGATCGCTCGATCTGCGCGCGGAAGAGAAAGTGATTCGCACCATCAAGGAAAGTGACATCATCGCGATGGCTCGGCAGTCAGCGGGGCATTGACGGGCGCGCGGCGCGCAAATGCGCGCCGCAAAAAGACAAAGGGCGCAACGGTCATAACCGTTGCGCCCTTTTCGCGCCTTGCGGCGCGAAAGCGTATCAGCCAGCCGCGACCGTTGCCGGCTTCTTCGTCTTGGCCGCGTGCTTGATCTCTTCGAGCTTGATCTCGACGTGACGCGAGAACACGTATTCAGCGGGACGCTGGCCATCCAGCGAAATATCCTTCGCGAACGCGCCTTGCGTGCGCGGACCCGTAAGGGCAACGCGCGCCGCCTTCAGCGGGTGCGCCACCGTGTCCATCACGGCGGTCGCCTCGAAGCCGCAGTGGACCATGCAGTCCGCGCACTTCTCGTACTTGCCCGTGCCGTACTTGTCCCAGTCGGTGGTTTCCATCAGCTCCTTGAAGGTCTTCACATAACCTTCGCCGACCAGATAGCAGGGCTTTTGCCAGCCAAACACCGTGCGTGCCGGGTTGCCCCACGGCGTGCACTGGTACGTCTGGTTGCCCGCCAGGAAGTCGAGGAACAGGCTCGACTGGCTGAACGACCACTTCTTGCCGTTGTTGCCGCGCTTGAAGATCTCGCGGAACAGGTTCTTCGTCTTCTCGCGGTTCAGGAAGTGCTGCTGGTCCGGCGCGCGCTCATAGGCATAGCCCGGCGAAACCGTGATGCCATCGACGCCGATCTCGCCGACCGTGTCGAAGAACTTCGCCACGCGCTCGGGCACGGCGTCGTTGAACAGCGTGCAGTTGATGTTTACGCGGAAGCCGCGGCGCTTCGCTTCCTTGATGGCCGCGACGGCCTTGTCGTAGACGCCTTCCTGCGAGACCGAGTGGTCGTGCGCTTCGCGGTCGCCATCGAGGTGCACCGACCAGACGAAATACGGGTTCGGCTGGTAGTCGTCCATCTTCTTTTCCATGAGCAGCGCATTCGTGCAGAGATACACGAACTTCTTGCGCGCCATGATGCCCTTCACGATCTGCGGCATTTCCTTGTGCAGCAGCGGCTCGCCGCCCGCGATGGAAACGACCGGCGCGCCGCACTCATCGACGGCTTCCAGGCACTCTTCCAGCGACAGGCGCTGGTTCAGGATGGGATCCGGATAGTCGATCTTGCCGCAGCCATTGCAGGCTAGATTGCAGCGGAACAGCGGCTCGAGCATCAGCGCGAGCGGATAGCGCTTGTTGCCGCTGAAATGCTGGCGAAAGATGTACGAGCCAACGCGGACTTTTTGTAGCAGCGGAATAGACAAAGCGTGTCCTCCTTAAACTTCGCGCGCGACGAGCGGTTGCAAGAGCTTCGACGGCAGCTTGAATTCGACTTTTTCTTCACGGCCCGCCATCGTCGACACCTCGACAGGCCCCAACGCGCGAAGCGCGTCAATGACGTTCTCAACCATTTCTTCAGGCGCCGATGCACCGGCCGTGATGCCGACCGTTTGCACATTGGCGAACCACTCGGACTTCACTTCCGAGCCGTCGGCCACGAGATAGCTCGGCACACCCGTTTCGCTGCCGATTTCGCGCAGACGATTCGAGTTCGAGCTGTTCGTTGCGCCCACGACGAGCAGCACGTCCACCTGGTCAGACAGTTCGCGCACCGCGGCCTGCCGGTTCTGCGTCGCGTAGCAGATGTCGCGCGTGTCCGGGCCGACGATGTCGGAGAACCGCGCGAGCAGCGCATCGATGATGCCGCGCGTGTCGTCCACCGAAAGGGTGGTTTGCGTCACGTACGCGAGCGGCGCATCGAGCGGCAGATCGAGCTTCGAAACATCGGCTTCGCTCTGCACGAGCAGCACGGTGCCGGGAATCTGGCCGATCGTGCCTTCTACTTCAGGGTGACCGGCATGACCGATCAGGATCAGCGTGCGGCCCGCCGCGACGTACTGGCGGCCCTGCACATGAACCTTCGTGACGAGCGGGCAAGTGGCGTCGAGCACGTCGAGGTCGCGTTCCTCGGCGGCGCGTTCGACGGTCTTGGCCACGCCGTGAGCGCTGAAGATCGCCACGGCGCCTTCCGGCACTTCGTCGAGCTCTTCCACGAAACGCGCGCCCTTGTTGCGCAGGTTTTCGACCACGTGACGGTTGTGGACGATTTCATGGCGCACGTAGACCGGCGCGCCGTGTTTCTGCAGTGCGCGATCGACAATTTCGATGGCGCGGACAACCCCCGCGCAAAAGCCGCGGGGTTGGGCAAGGATCACTCGCATAGGGTGGCGAACTCCGACTGCCGCGTCAGGCGAGCGAATCGGTAAAAATGACCTGATCGCCGGCGGCTGTCTATTTATTAAGGATGCAAAAAATCCGCCAAAGGGTGACGGAGTAAAAACTAGACGCGCATTTTAACCCCTTCGCCTTTCGTTTGCTGTGTAGAGCACTCGCGGGTGAGGCGTGCGCGCGACGGCGATGTCTGGACCACGCCGATTTTTCCCCGAAAAGCCTGCTGGGCGGCGCTCCTGCGGTGTGCGCCGCGGCCTGCGCAACGCGCGCCGCGCACACCGCAAAAGGCGGCATCCGAAGCCGGCGTCCCGGCGTTGCGCGGTGCAACATGCTCCGGGAACCCTTAAAATATCGCGTCCTGCGGGTCGCCTCGATGGCGCCCGTGGATACGACCCCATTCTGGACGCCTTGATGGAACCCGACCACTACGACGATTTTCCGGTAGCACGCGTACTGCTGCCGAAGGCGCTGCGCGCGCCTGTCGGCGTGATCTACCACGTCGCGCGCACGCTCGACGACATCGCGGACGAAGGCGACTGGAGCCCCGAGGAGCGCCACACGCGTCTCGCCGATTTTCGCGAGGGCCTGAACGCGGTGGCCGAAGGCCGCCCCGCGCGCGTCCATCCCATGTTGTTCGCGAAGCTCGCGGAGGTGGTGCGCGAGTGCCGCCTGCCGCTCGCGCCGTTTTACGATCTCGTCGCGGCGTTCGATCAGGATATCGACACGACGCGCTATGCCGACCGCTTCGAACTGCTGGACTTTTGCCGGCGCTCGGCGAACCCGGTCGGCCATCTGATGCTGCATCTGATCCACGAAGCGACGCCCGAGAATCTTGCCGATTCCGACGCGATCTGCACCGCCTTGCAGCTGGTGACCTTCTTGCAGGACGTGAGCGCCGACTGGGCGCGCGGGCGCATTTACCTTCCGCAAGCCGACCGGGAGCGCTTTGGCGTAACCGAAGCGCAGATCGCCGCCGGCAAGGTGGACGACGCCTGGCGCGCGCTGATGGCGCACGAGGTGGCGCGCGCACGCTCGCTCATGGTGAGCGGCGCGCCGCTCGCGCTGCGCGTGCCGGGGCGCTTCGGCCTCGAGCTGTGCAGCGTCGTGCATGGCGGACTGCGCGTGCTCGAGATCATCGAGCGCGGCGGCTACGATGTGTTCCGCGCGCGGCCTGCGCTGCACGCCCCCGACTGGGCCGTGGTGCTCCTGCGCACGGCGGCCATGTGGCTGTCGCGCCGCGTGGGCGCGCGCGCACCTTCGATCGAGAGTAACAACGCATGACTACGACTATCCTGTTTGCCGTCTCCTGTCTCTCGCTGCTGATCTGGCTCGTGCTGCTGTTCGGGCGCGGCGGTTTCTGGCGCGCCCGCCCGGCCGAACCGCTGCCGATCGTCGAGCCTGCGGCCGGCTGGCCTGCCGCGTGCGCGGTGGTGCCGGCGCGCAACGAGGCCGACGCCATTGGCGAGGCCGTCAGCTCGCTACTCCAGCAGAACTACGGCGGCGAGTTTCACGTGATCGTGATCGACGACCACAGCACCGACGGCACCGCCGAAGCCGCCCGCGCCGCCGCGCTCGCGCTGCAGTGCCCGGAAAAGCTCAGCGTGATTACGGCCAAGCCGCTGCCGGCGGGCTGGTCGGGCAAGGTCTGGGCGCAGTCGCAGGGCATCGAGGCCGTGCGCACGCTCAAGCTGCCCGCGGACTACCTGCTCCTCACCGACGCCGACATCGGCCATCCGCCCGAAGCGCTCGCCCAACTCGTGGTGCGCGCGCAGGCTGAAGGCTGCGACCTCGTCTCGCTGATGGTGCGGCTGCGTTGCGATTCCTTCTGGGAAAAGGCGCTGATCCCGGCGTTCGTGTTCTTCTTCGCGAAGCTTTACCCGTTCTCTTGGGTCAACAACCCGAAGAACCGCACGGCGGCCGCGGCCGGCGGCTGCATGCTGGTGCGCCGCCAGGCGCTCGAAGAGGCCGGCGGCATCGAATCGATCCGCGCCGAGCTGATCGACGACTGCAGCCTGGCCGCGCGCATCAAGCATCGCGGCGAGGGGCATCATCCGATCCGGCTCGACGTAGCCGCGAAGAGCGTGTCGCTGCGCCCGTACGATTCGTGGAAGGACATCTGGAACATGATCGCGCGCACGGCGTTCACGCAGCTGCATTACTCGGCGTGGCAGCTCGCGGGCACGCTGCTCGGCATGACGATCATCTATCTCGCGCCGCCCGTGGTCGCGCTCGTGCTCGGGCCGAAGGGCTGGCCCGCGTGGATCGCCTGGGCGCTGATGTGCTGCGCCTACTCGCCCATGCTTGCCTACTACCGGCGCTCGCCGCTGTGGGCGCCGTTCCTGCCGCTCGTCGCGCTGTTCTATGTGGGCGCGACGTTCGCTTCGGCCTGGCGCTTCTGGCGGGGCAAAGGCGGTCAGTGGAAGGCGCGCGTGCAGGCGCCGGTGCAGGGACGTTAAGGGCCTGCAAATGAAAAAAGCCGTCGGTTCCGACGGCTTTTTCGTTTTGACGGTGCCCACCCGCGCGTTAGCGCTGCGTGAGCATCATGTACATCTGCACGGCAATGTCGGGCGAGAACGTGAACGGCACCCAGCCGTGGCCCGTGTGGCGCAACACCAGCAGGCGGTCGCCGTTGGATTGTTTCTGCACGGCCATCATCGGATTCTTCGTCGATGCGAAACGCCAGCCTTGCGGAATGCCCGGCGGCGGTTCGGGCTGCATCGAGGCGCGCGCATTCGACAGCTCCTCGATCATCTGGCCGACTTGCAGCGCGTTGAGCGTCACCGTCTGCCCACCGATCGTCAGCGTGATCTCGTTCTGCGACGGGCGCGCAACGTGCAGCTCGGGCTGCGCGGGCGCTTCGTTGGCCGCTTCGACAGCGGGTTCGGTGGCTTCGGCAGTTTCGGTCACGGTTGCGCTTGCGGCAGTTTCAACGGCTTCAACGGCTTCTGCGGCCGTGGCGGCATCGGCAGCCTCCGCGGCCGTATCGACGGCAACGGTTTGCGGTTGCTCAGCGACGGCTTGCTCCGCTTCGCTGCTTGCAACGGGAGATTCCTGCTGGGGAACTGCTGCGGCGCGTTCATCGGCGCGCGGTGCGTGCGCGGCGGCGGCGGCCTGAAGGAGCTGATCGACGCCCGCTTCGAGCACGCCAATCTGGTCTTGAAGATTCATGCGAGCTTCTCAGGTAAGACCCGCGATTCTACCCGTAGCTCGCGCGCATTGCCCTTTAGGCGTTGTACGCATGTCGCAAGAAAAGTTGTAACAGTTTCCTCAGCCTGGCTCATTTCGTCCTTGTTTTGCAGCCGCTTCGCGCTCATTTCGCGTTCAGATATCCCGCTTCGCGGAACCATGCGAGCGCATCCTTCAAGCCCTCGCGATACGGCCGCGCGCGATAACCCAGCTCGCGCTCCGCCTTCGCCGACGTGAAATACATCTTGTTTTTCGACATCTTGAGCGCGTCGACGGTCACGAACGGCTCGCGCTTCGTGAAGCGCGCCACGGCTTCCGCGCCCATCGCAAGCGGATAGAGCGGCCAGCGCGGCAGCGCGATCGTCGGCGCTTTGCGGCCCACCATGCCGGCGATGTCGGCGAGCATCTGCTGCAGCGGCAAATTCTCCCCGCCGAGGATATAGCGCTCGCCAATGCGCCCGCGCTCCAGTGCGAGGAAATGGCCGTTCGCCACGTCGTCCACGTGCGCGAGGTTCAGGCCGGTGTCGACGAACGCGGGAATCTTGCCCGTCGCCGCTTCGACGATGATGCGGCCGGTGGGCGTGGGCTTCACGTCGCGCGGACCGATCGGCGTGGACGGATTGACGATCACGGCGGGCAAGCCGTCGCGCTCGATCATGCGCTCCACGGCGCGCTCGGAAAGCACCTTGCTGCGCTTGTACACGCCAATGGCCTGCTCGGGGGTGAGCGGCGAAGTTTCGTCGGCGGAGTGGCCCGAGCTCGTGACCTTGAGCGTGGCCACGCTGCTCGTATAGACGATGCGCTCCACGCCCGCGTCGAGCGCTGCGCGCATGGTGGCTTCGGCGCCTTCGAGGTTGGCGCGCTCGATTTCGTGCGGATCGGGTGCCCACAGGCGATAGTCGGCGGCGACGTGAAAGAGGTAGCGCACGCCTTCGAGCGCTTTACGCATGGAGACGGCGTCGCGCATGTCGCCGGTGACGATCTCGGCGTCGAGCGCTTCGAGGTTCTTGCGCGGGCTCGTCGCGCGCACGAGCAGGCGCACGGCAAAGCCCTTTTCCTGCGCGATGCGGGCGACGGCCGAGCCGACGAAGCCGGACGCGCCGGTGATCAGGACGAGATCGCGGTTGGCTCGGGAGGTGTCGGTCATTGCGGGGTCGTTTCCATGTTCGGTGATGGCGCTGCGGCGTGGCACGGATTGTACGTGGCGCGGGCCCGGCGCGTGTGCGCGTTGGCGTCTACAATGCCGACCGTAACGGATGCATGGAGAAAGGAACAATGAGCGAACCGGATCTGGATACGCGCCTCGAAACGTACTACGTGCGCGTGCGCGGGACGGTGCAGGGAGTGGGCTTTCGTCACGCGACGGTGCGCCAGGCGCACGCGCTGCGCATTCGCGGCTACGTCGCGAACATGGAGGACGGCTCGGTCGAAGCCGTGATCCAGGGCACGGCGAACCAGGTGGACCGCATGCTTTCGTGGCTGCGCCACGGGCCGCCGGCCGCACGCGTCAGCTCGGTGGAAAGCGAGGAGCGCGTGACCGAAAAACGTTACGAACGCTTCGAGCAGCACTGAACATCGCCCGATAAAAAAGCGGTGCGCCAGGCGAAGGGCGCACCGCTTTTTCGTTTCACAGCCGCCGCTTACTTTACGGCGAGCAGACTCTCCGCAAATCCCCATTCCTTTTCGACCCACTGGCGGGCGCATTCGAAGCCCGCGTCGGCGGCGATTGCCGGAATTTCGTCGGCGTGGTACTTGTGGCTGCTCTCGGTCCAGATCGTCTCGCCTGCACCGATCTCAACGGCGAGATTCGCCGCGTGCACCCCGGCGTGCACGTCGCGCTTCGCGCGCAGATGCATCTCGATGCTGCGCACATCCGGATTGAAGCGCGCGACGTGCTCGAAGTCGTTCAGGTCGAAGTCGCCGTCCAGCTCGCGGTTGATGCGCGCAAGCAGGTTCAGGTTGAACGCGGCCGTGGCGCCGATGGCGTCGTCGTAGGCGGCGATCAGCGTATCGACGGGCTTCACGAGGTCGGTGCCTAGCAGGAGCGTGTCGCCGGGGCGCAGCATCGTGCGGACGTCGCGCAGGAAGCGTGTGGCCGCGAGGCGCGCGAAGTTGCCGATCGTGCTGCCGAGAAAGAGCACGAGCAGCTGCTCGCCTTCTTTGCGCTGGCGGCTCACCTCCGATAGACCGGCAAGATAGTCGCGCTCGTAACCCACGATCGAAATGCGCTCGATATCGGCCAGCTCACGCCGGCACAGCTGCAGGGCGGTGCGCGAAATCTCGATCGGGCAGTAGGAGGTAGGGCGCTTGCGGCACAGCGCTTCGAGAATACGGCGCGTTTTGCGGCCGCTGCCGCTGCCGAGTTCGGCGACTTTCACGTCGGAGGGGAGTGCCTCGACGATCTCGGCCGCGAAGCGCGTGAGCAGGCGCTCCTCGCTGCGCGTGACGCCGTACTCGGGCAGCACGGTGATGACCTCGAAGAGGGCCGAGCCGACTTCGTCGTACAAATACTTCGATGGCAATTCCTTTTGCGGCGAGCGCGTCAAACCCGCGCGCACTTCGGCGGCGAATGCGCTGGCGGCAGGGGAAAGGGCGAATGCGCGGGCGGGGTCGGCAACGGCGGGGCGGGGCGCAGAACGTGGCATGCGGGCTCCAGGGGGCGTTGGACGTTGGGGACGGCGTCGTGAATCGCGGCGACCGGCGAAGGCGTGGCGCTCCAGGACGGGCGAGGCGCGGCTCCAGCGGCACCGGTGAAAATTCGCTCGTCGAAGCGTATTCCAGCCGCGAATTCCAACCAGTCAAGGCGGCGGCGGGCTGGCATGGCGAGACTTACGTTCTAGTCCATCGCTGCGCGATCTGCCGGACTAAATTCCGCGGCCAGCATCCGGCCCGCAAGCCCGCACGGCGTGTACCCGCCTTGTCTGGCATGGGTTTGCGCCGCCTGCCGCTGCCAAAACACGACTAGAATGCGGTCTCGCCGACGGCAACGCCGGCCCGCGCCTTATTCAATAGCCAATTCAAATGACAATGTTTTTACCCGCGCGCGCGAAATCTACGCGCTGCGCCGCACGCGATCTTTCCGCTTTCGCTTTCCTTACCCGCGCGTCCCGATGAGCCAGTACGAACCCGGGCGCGGTATTGCGCTTTCCGTGGGCGCTTCGGCGCTGTTCGCGCTGATGTCGGCCTACACGCTCCTGCTGGCGCCGCTCGGCGGCCTCGACATCTTCGCGTGGCGCGTGATCTGGACCGCGCCTGGCGCGCTGGCCCTGCTGGTGGTGCGCAAGCGCGCGCCGCAATTGCGTGCGCTCGTCGCGCGTATGGTGCGTGAGCCGCGCACCGCGCTCGCGCTGGTGGCGAGCGCCGCGCTGCTGGGCTCGCAGCTGTGGGTGTTTCTGTGGGCGCCGCTGCACGGGCGCATGCTGGAGGTGTCGCTCGGCTACTTCCTGCTGCCGCTCATCATGGTGCTGGTGGGGCGCTTCTACTATCACGAGCGCCTCGAACCGCTGCAATGGCTCGCCGTGGCGTGCGCTGCCATGGGCGTGGCGCACGAGTTGTGGGCCACGCATGCGTTCTCCTGGCCCACGCTGCTCGTCGCGTTCGGCTATCCGCCGTATTTCGTGCTGCGCCGCAAGATTCACGCGGATTCGCTCGTCACCTTTGCCGTGGAGATGCTGCTGCTCGTGCCGGTGGCGGTGCTCGAAGTGCGCGCTGGCGGCTCGCTCGCGCTGCTCGACGCGCACAAGTTTCTCGCCTTCGTGCTGCTGCCCGGACTCGGCGTGCTCAGCACCGTCGCGCTCGCGTCGTATCTGAAAGCGAGCCGGCTGTTGCCGATGGCGCTCTTCGGCATCCTCGGCTATGTCGAGCCGGTGCTGCTCGTGATCGTTTCGGTCACGCTGCTGGGCGAGCATCTCGGCATGCGCCAGCTCGGGACTTATGTGCCGATCTGGCTCGCCGTCGCGCTCACGGCGGTGCACGCGGCGCGGCTCATACGGTTCGAACGCTGAGGGTGGTCCAGCGGCCGCCTATTGCCGCGCCTCCCTGGTGCGCGGCGGATTGATGCGCGTAGGTCCCACCTTCGCCTCGATAGCCGCCCGCAGCTGCGGGCGCCAGCCGAAGCTGAACAGCGCTTCGGCGAGCACGAAGAGCGGGCCGATCATGAGGCCTATGAGATCGTCGACGAAGGCCGGCTTGCGGTGCTCCCACGCAATGTGCCCGACGAACTGGAAGATCCAGCCGACCACGAACAGCCCCACGCCGCCGGCGAGCCACGTGGCGGTGCCTTGCTGCGCGAGCCATGCGCCGAACGCCACGCACGCGGCGGAGACGACCGCCATCATGAGGCCGAGCGGCACGTCCAGCACGAGGTAATAGATCGTTGCGGCGCCGAAAAGGAGCCAGGCAAGCGACACCGGAACCGGGAGGCCAAACGCCGCGAGCGCGATCGCCGGGCGCGAGAGCAGCACCGCAAGCGCGAGCACGATGAGCGGAATGCCGACGAAATGCGTGCCGATGTTGCGCGCGTCGCGGTGATAAGCCGCGTACTGGGTGAGTTGCTCGGTCAGGTTACTCATGGGTGTCTCTCTGTCTCCAAAATCATTATGATCGTCGGGCTCACGAGCGCAAACCTTCGGCTAACCGACAATTGCGCCGATTTGCGCCAATTGCGCCGCCTTGTGCGGGCCGCCTGGCCCGCTTGCCCAGCCCCGATGACTTCTCGTTCCACCCCGACAATCAGCGCCAGTTCAACGTCCGCCGCCGCGCTCGAACGCAGCGCGTGGTTTCGCGGCGCGCCCGAATCGTTGCGCGACGCGCTGCGCGCGGCGGGGCGCGTGCGCACGCTGCAGGCGGGCGAGCGCCTGTTCATGCGCGGCGACCCCGACGACGGCCTTTACTGCGTGCTGGAAGGCGCGGTGCGCGT
This genomic interval carries:
- the hpnH gene encoding adenosyl-hopene transferase HpnH; this encodes MSIPLLQKVRVGSYIFRQHFSGNKRYPLALMLEPLFRCNLACNGCGKIDYPDPILNQRLSLEECLEAVDECGAPVVSIAGGEPLLHKEMPQIVKGIMARKKFVYLCTNALLMEKKMDDYQPNPYFVWSVHLDGDREAHDHSVSQEGVYDKAVAAIKEAKRRGFRVNINCTLFNDAVPERVAKFFDTVGEIGVDGITVSPGYAYERAPDQQHFLNREKTKNLFREIFKRGNNGKKWSFSQSSLFLDFLAGNQTYQCTPWGNPARTVFGWQKPCYLVGEGYVKTFKELMETTDWDKYGTGKYEKCADCMVHCGFEATAVMDTVAHPLKAARVALTGPRTQGAFAKDISLDGQRPAEYVFSRHVEIKLEEIKHAAKTKKPATVAAG
- the ispH gene encoding 4-hydroxy-3-methylbut-2-enyl diphosphate reductase, with the protein product MRVILAQPRGFCAGVVRAIEIVDRALQKHGAPVYVRHEIVHNRHVVENLRNKGARFVEELDEVPEGAVAIFSAHGVAKTVERAAEERDLDVLDATCPLVTKVHVQGRQYVAAGRTLILIGHAGHPEVEGTIGQIPGTVLLVQSEADVSKLDLPLDAPLAYVTQTTLSVDDTRGIIDALLARFSDIVGPDTRDICYATQNRQAAVRELSDQVDVLLVVGATNSSNSNRLREIGSETGVPSYLVADGSEVKSEWFANVQTVGITAGASAPEEMVENVIDALRALGPVEVSTMAGREEKVEFKLPSKLLQPLVAREV
- the hpnC gene encoding squalene synthase HpnC, which gives rise to MEPDHYDDFPVARVLLPKALRAPVGVIYHVARTLDDIADEGDWSPEERHTRLADFREGLNAVAEGRPARVHPMLFAKLAEVVRECRLPLAPFYDLVAAFDQDIDTTRYADRFELLDFCRRSANPVGHLMLHLIHEATPENLADSDAICTALQLVTFLQDVSADWARGRIYLPQADRERFGVTEAQIAAGKVDDAWRALMAHEVARARSLMVSGAPLALRVPGRFGLELCSVVHGGLRVLEIIERGGYDVFRARPALHAPDWAVVLLRTAAMWLSRRVGARAPSIESNNA
- a CDS encoding glycosyltransferase, which encodes MTTTILFAVSCLSLLIWLVLLFGRGGFWRARPAEPLPIVEPAAGWPAACAVVPARNEADAIGEAVSSLLQQNYGGEFHVIVIDDHSTDGTAEAARAAALALQCPEKLSVITAKPLPAGWSGKVWAQSQGIEAVRTLKLPADYLLLTDADIGHPPEALAQLVVRAQAEGCDLVSLMVRLRCDSFWEKALIPAFVFFFAKLYPFSWVNNPKNRTAAAAGGCMLVRRQALEEAGGIESIRAELIDDCSLAARIKHRGEGHHPIRLDVAAKSVSLRPYDSWKDIWNMIARTAFTQLHYSAWQLAGTLLGMTIIYLAPPVVALVLGPKGWPAWIAWALMCCAYSPMLAYYRRSPLWAPFLPLVALFYVGATFASAWRFWRGKGGQWKARVQAPVQGR
- the hpnA gene encoding hopanoid-associated sugar epimerase, translating into MTDTSRANRDLVLITGASGFVGSAVARIAQEKGFAVRLLVRATSPRKNLEALDAEIVTGDMRDAVSMRKALEGVRYLFHVAADYRLWAPDPHEIERANLEGAEATMRAALDAGVERIVYTSSVATLKVTSSGHSADETSPLTPEQAIGVYKRSKVLSERAVERMIERDGLPAVIVNPSTPIGPRDVKPTPTGRIIVEAATGKIPAFVDTGLNLAHVDDVANGHFLALERGRIGERYILGGENLPLQQMLADIAGMVGRKAPTIALPRWPLYPLAMGAEAVARFTKREPFVTVDALKMSKNKMYFTSAKAERELGYRARPYREGLKDALAWFREAGYLNAK
- a CDS encoding acylphosphatase — its product is MSEPDLDTRLETYYVRVRGTVQGVGFRHATVRQAHALRIRGYVANMEDGSVEAVIQGTANQVDRMLSWLRHGPPAARVSSVESEERVTEKRYERFEQH
- the egtD gene encoding L-histidine N(alpha)-methyltransferase codes for the protein MPRSAPRPAVADPARAFALSPAASAFAAEVRAGLTRSPQKELPSKYLYDEVGSALFEVITVLPEYGVTRSEERLLTRFAAEIVEALPSDVKVAELGSGSGRKTRRILEALCRKRPTSYCPIEISRTALQLCRRELADIERISIVGYERDYLAGLSEVSRQRKEGEQLLVLFLGSTIGNFARLAATRFLRDVRTMLRPGDTLLLGTDLVKPVDTLIAAYDDAIGATAAFNLNLLARINRELDGDFDLNDFEHVARFNPDVRSIEMHLRAKRDVHAGVHAANLAVEIGAGETIWTESSHKYHADEIPAIAADAGFECARQWVEKEWGFAESLLAVK
- the rarD gene encoding EamA family transporter RarD, which gives rise to MSQYEPGRGIALSVGASALFALMSAYTLLLAPLGGLDIFAWRVIWTAPGALALLVVRKRAPQLRALVARMVREPRTALALVASAALLGSQLWVFLWAPLHGRMLEVSLGYFLLPLIMVLVGRFYYHERLEPLQWLAVACAAMGVAHELWATHAFSWPTLLVAFGYPPYFVLRRKIHADSLVTFAVEMLLLVPVAVLEVRAGGSLALLDAHKFLAFVLLPGLGVLSTVALASYLKASRLLPMALFGILGYVEPVLLVIVSVTLLGEHLGMRQLGTYVPIWLAVALTAVHAARLIRFER
- a CDS encoding Mpo1 family 2-hydroxy fatty acid dioxygenase; the protein is MSNLTEQLTQYAAYHRDARNIGTHFVGIPLIVLALAVLLSRPAIALAAFGLPVPVSLAWLLFGAATIYYLVLDVPLGLMMAVVSAACVAFGAWLAQQGTATWLAGGVGLFVVGWIFQFVGHIAWEHRKPAFVDDLIGLMIGPLFVLAEALFSFGWRPQLRAAIEAKVGPTRINPPRTREARQ